Proteins encoded within one genomic window of Kibdelosporangium phytohabitans:
- a CDS encoding NuoB/complex I 20 kDa subunit family protein, whose product MGIEEKLLPNGVMLAGLEKLVNWARKNSVWPATFGLACCAIEMMTVGGARYDYARFGMERFSASPRQADLMIVAGRVTNKMAPVLRQIYDQMPEPKWVIAMGVCASSGGMFNNYAVVQGVDHVVPVDIYLPGCPPRPEMLLDAILKLHQRISEEPLGPRRAAKLLEEGFQKQELIPSSERYAKKKG is encoded by the coding sequence ATGGGAATCGAAGAGAAGCTCCTCCCCAACGGAGTCATGCTGGCCGGCTTGGAGAAGCTGGTGAACTGGGCGCGGAAGAACTCCGTCTGGCCCGCCACGTTCGGTCTGGCCTGCTGCGCCATCGAGATGATGACCGTCGGCGGCGCGCGCTACGACTACGCGCGGTTCGGCATGGAGCGCTTCAGCGCCAGCCCCCGCCAGGCCGACCTGATGATCGTCGCCGGCCGGGTCACCAACAAGATGGCCCCTGTCCTGCGCCAGATCTACGACCAGATGCCCGAGCCCAAGTGGGTCATCGCGATGGGTGTCTGCGCCTCCTCGGGCGGCATGTTCAACAACTACGCGGTTGTCCAGGGCGTCGACCACGTCGTCCCGGTCGACATCTACCTGCCGGGCTGCCCGCCGCGCCCGGAGATGCTGCTCGACGCGATCCTCAAGCTGCACCAGCGCATCTCGGAGGAGCCGCTCGGCCCCCGTCGCGCGGCGAAGCTGCTGGAAGAGGGTTTCCAGAAGCAGGAGCTGATCCCGTCATCCGAGCGCTACGCCAAGAAGAAGGGCTGA
- a CDS encoding NADH-quinone oxidoreductase subunit G: MTVAPERNELVVPEGHVKLVIDGIEVVAPKGELLIRTAERMGITIPRFCDHPLLDPAGACRQCLVEVEMGGRPMPKPQASCTITVADGMVVKTQVTSPVADKAQQGVMELLLINHPLDCPICDKGGECPLQNQALAHGRTDSRFVDKKRTFPKPIPISTQVLLDRERCVLCQRCTRFSAQIAGDPFIELLERGAQQQIGIAEEKPFQSYFSGNTIQICPVGALTSAAYRFRSRPFDLVSTPSVCEHCSSGCAERTDWRRGKVMRKLAANDPEVNEEWICDKGRFAFRYASAGDRVLRPQVRDKETGQLRDASWTEALQVAAEALTKARGAAGVLTGGRLTVEDAYAYSKFARVALGTNDIDFRARPHSVEEQEFLASTVVGTTPETGVTFQGIEAAPTVLCVAFEPEEEAPIVFLRLRKAARKGSTKVVHIGQWTTPSVEKTFGTLLATPPGGEADAVDALSEHAADVVDGLAKPGSVILVGERAAQVPGLFSALLRLSARTGAKIAWIPRRAGERGAVEVGALPTLLPGGRLVADAAARAEVEQAWGLEPGSLPGAPGRDTSAIVEAAASGELKALVIGGVDPYDLPDPQLALEALAAADFVLSLELRHSAVSEYADVVLPIAPSVEKAGTFLNWEGRRREFGTTLDGTGALPDCRVLDTLAVEMDADLFTQTPTAAAGDLARLGATGTAKAVAPEVESRQQGLPHNDGQALLATWRQLLDNGSLQEGEPHLAGTARKVVARLSAHTAAVLGVDKAEAVTVSTDKGAVTVPVEYADLPDGVVWLPGNSGDATVRRTLGAVHGTAVDVHPGGTS, translated from the coding sequence ATGACCGTTGCACCCGAGAGGAACGAGCTGGTCGTCCCGGAGGGACACGTCAAGCTCGTCATCGACGGTATCGAGGTGGTGGCTCCCAAGGGCGAGCTGCTGATCCGGACCGCCGAGCGGATGGGGATCACGATCCCCCGGTTCTGCGACCACCCGCTGCTCGACCCGGCAGGCGCCTGCCGCCAGTGCCTGGTCGAGGTGGAGATGGGCGGCAGGCCGATGCCCAAGCCGCAGGCCTCCTGCACGATCACGGTCGCCGACGGCATGGTCGTCAAGACGCAGGTGACGTCGCCGGTCGCGGACAAGGCCCAGCAGGGTGTGATGGAGCTGCTGCTCATCAACCACCCGCTGGACTGCCCGATCTGCGACAAGGGCGGCGAGTGCCCGCTGCAGAACCAGGCGCTGGCGCACGGCCGCACGGACTCCCGGTTCGTCGACAAGAAGCGGACGTTCCCGAAGCCGATCCCGATCTCCACGCAGGTGCTGCTGGACCGCGAGCGCTGCGTGCTCTGCCAGCGCTGCACCAGGTTCTCCGCGCAGATCGCCGGCGATCCGTTCATCGAGTTGCTGGAGCGCGGTGCGCAGCAGCAGATCGGGATCGCCGAGGAGAAGCCGTTCCAGAGCTACTTCTCCGGCAACACCATCCAGATCTGCCCGGTCGGTGCGCTCACGAGCGCCGCGTACCGGTTCCGGTCGCGGCCGTTCGACCTGGTGTCCACCCCGAGCGTGTGCGAGCACTGCTCGTCGGGCTGTGCCGAGCGCACGGACTGGCGGCGCGGCAAGGTGATGCGCAAGCTCGCGGCCAACGACCCCGAGGTCAACGAGGAGTGGATCTGCGACAAGGGCCGCTTCGCCTTCCGTTACGCGTCCGCCGGTGACCGCGTGCTGCGCCCGCAGGTGCGGGACAAGGAAACCGGTCAGCTGCGGGACGCTTCGTGGACCGAGGCGCTGCAGGTCGCCGCGGAGGCGCTGACCAAGGCCCGCGGCGCGGCCGGTGTGCTGACCGGCGGCCGGTTGACGGTCGAGGACGCGTACGCGTACTCGAAGTTCGCCCGTGTCGCACTGGGTACCAACGACATCGACTTCCGCGCCCGGCCGCACTCGGTCGAGGAGCAGGAGTTCCTGGCTTCGACGGTGGTCGGCACAACCCCGGAGACCGGGGTGACCTTCCAGGGCATCGAAGCGGCGCCGACGGTGCTGTGCGTGGCGTTCGAGCCGGAGGAGGAAGCGCCGATCGTCTTCCTGCGGCTGCGCAAGGCGGCCCGCAAGGGCAGCACCAAGGTCGTCCACATCGGACAGTGGACGACCCCGTCGGTCGAGAAGACCTTCGGCACGCTGCTCGCCACGCCGCCCGGCGGCGAGGCGGACGCGGTGGACGCGCTGAGCGAGCACGCGGCGGACGTGGTCGACGGACTGGCCAAGCCCGGTTCGGTGATCCTGGTCGGCGAGCGCGCCGCGCAGGTTCCCGGACTGTTCTCGGCTTTGCTGCGGCTGTCGGCCAGGACCGGCGCCAAGATCGCGTGGATCCCGCGTCGTGCCGGAGAGCGCGGTGCGGTCGAAGTCGGTGCGCTGCCGACGTTGCTGCCCGGCGGCAGGCTCGTCGCCGACGCGGCGGCCCGCGCCGAGGTCGAGCAGGCGTGGGGCCTCGAGCCCGGTTCGCTGCCCGGCGCTCCCGGTCGCGACACCAGCGCGATCGTCGAGGCCGCCGCGAGCGGCGAGCTGAAGGCACTGGTCATCGGTGGTGTCGACCCGTACGACCTGCCGGACCCGCAGCTGGCGCTCGAAGCGTTGGCGGCAGCGGACTTCGTGCTCAGCCTGGAGCTGCGGCACAGCGCGGTCAGCGAGTACGCGGACGTGGTCCTGCCGATCGCGCCGTCGGTCGAGAAGGCGGGCACCTTCCTCAACTGGGAAGGCCGCCGCCGCGAGTTCGGCACCACGCTGGACGGCACCGGCGCCCTGCCGGACTGCCGCGTGCTGGACACGCTCGCGGTCGAGATGGACGCGGACCTGTTCACCCAGACGCCCACCGCGGCAGCGGGTGACCTGGCCAGGCTGGGCGCGACGGGCACGGCCAAGGCCGTGGCGCCCGAGGTCGAGTCCCGCCAGCAAGGCCTGCCCCACAACGACGGCCAAGCACTGCTGGCCACGTGGCGCCAGCTGCTGGACAACGGGTCGCTGCAGGAGGGCGAGCCGCACCTGGCCGGGACGGCCCGCAAGGTCGTGGCCCGGTTGTCCGCGCACACGGCCGCTGTCCTCGGCGTGGACAAGGCTGAGGCCGTGACGGTCTCGACGGACAAAGGCGCGGTCACCGTGCCGGTCGAGTACGCGGACCTGCCCGACGGCGTCGTGTGGCTGCCAGGAAACTCCGGCGACGCAACGGTTCGCCGCACTCTCGGAGCCGTGCACGGCACTGCCGTGGACGTCCACCCAGGAGGGACTTCATGA
- a CDS encoding NADH-quinone oxidoreductase subunit C — MTTPGDEHSSADRPVDDGLEAREAAPQPGVVAGKSRKGMFGVSDAGDTSGFGGLRLPQYSPPPAERPYGGWFDEVTDEIMAAFARRGIPAESVLQVTVDRGEITYYVAREHLLKICQALRDEPALKFEFCASVSGVDYGVDVPQRLHSVYHLQSMTYRRRIRVEVALDVEDPHVPSVVEIYPTADWQERETWDMFGIVYDGHPALTRILMPDDWDGHPQRKDYPLGGIPVEYKGAEIPPPDQRRSYS; from the coding sequence GTGACTACCCCAGGCGACGAGCACTCGAGTGCCGACCGGCCCGTGGACGACGGGCTCGAGGCCCGCGAGGCCGCACCGCAGCCCGGTGTGGTCGCGGGCAAGTCCCGCAAGGGCATGTTCGGTGTCTCCGACGCCGGTGACACGTCCGGCTTCGGCGGCTTGCGGCTGCCGCAGTACAGCCCGCCGCCGGCCGAGCGGCCGTACGGCGGCTGGTTCGACGAGGTCACCGACGAGATCATGGCGGCGTTCGCCCGCCGCGGCATCCCGGCCGAGTCCGTCCTGCAGGTCACGGTGGACCGCGGTGAGATCACGTACTACGTGGCCCGCGAGCACCTGCTCAAGATCTGCCAGGCGCTGCGCGACGAGCCCGCGCTGAAGTTCGAGTTCTGCGCGTCGGTCTCCGGTGTGGACTACGGCGTCGACGTACCGCAGCGGCTGCATTCCGTGTACCACCTGCAGTCCATGACCTACCGGCGCCGGATCCGCGTCGAGGTCGCGCTCGACGTGGAGGACCCGCACGTGCCGAGCGTCGTCGAGATCTACCCGACGGCCGACTGGCAGGAGCGCGAGACCTGGGACATGTTCGGGATCGTCTACGACGGACACCCCGCGCTGACCCGGATCCTCATGCCGGACGACTGGGACGGCCACCCGCAGCGCAAGGACTACCCGCTCGGCGGCATCCCGGTTGAGTACAAGGGCGCGGAGATCCCCCCGCCCGACCAGCGGAGGTCTTACTCGTGA
- the nuoE gene encoding NADH-quinone oxidoreductase subunit NuoE, with protein sequence MSTSGPGQTYGGSTVGSGPTHQSTVDDSREAAVASVLPEAQTQKLVTEVVEDLSVFDGIVGRAQAIIARYPQSRSALLPMLHLVQSVQGYVSHAGIQFCARELKLAEAEVSAVATFYTMYKRKPCGEHLVSVCTNTLCAALGGDDIYAKLRDHLGEPGKPLGHEETAGTPGERGSITIEHAECLAACDLGPVLQVNYEFYDNQTPESAVELVDALRRGEKPAPTRGAPLTDFKDVSLQLAGFFERESDVDGPSQATETLAGAQLAADRGWTAPAMPESVAFPELEKK encoded by the coding sequence ATGAGCACTTCCGGGCCGGGGCAGACCTACGGCGGTTCCACCGTCGGCAGCGGGCCCACCCACCAGTCGACAGTCGACGACTCGCGGGAAGCGGCGGTCGCGTCCGTGCTTCCCGAGGCGCAGACGCAGAAGCTGGTCACCGAGGTCGTCGAGGACCTGAGCGTCTTCGACGGGATCGTCGGACGGGCGCAGGCGATCATCGCCCGCTACCCGCAGTCCCGCTCGGCGCTGCTGCCGATGCTGCACCTGGTGCAGTCGGTGCAGGGCTACGTCAGCCACGCCGGGATCCAGTTCTGCGCAAGGGAACTGAAGCTGGCCGAGGCCGAGGTCAGCGCGGTGGCGACGTTCTACACGATGTACAAGCGCAAGCCCTGCGGCGAGCACTTGGTCAGCGTGTGCACGAACACCCTCTGCGCGGCGCTCGGCGGTGACGACATCTACGCCAAGCTGCGCGATCACCTCGGTGAGCCCGGCAAGCCCTTGGGGCACGAGGAAACGGCGGGCACGCCGGGCGAGCGGGGCTCGATCACGATCGAGCACGCCGAGTGTCTCGCAGCCTGTGACCTGGGCCCGGTGCTGCAGGTCAACTACGAGTTCTACGACAACCAGACGCCTGAGTCGGCGGTCGAGCTGGTCGACGCGTTGCGGCGGGGCGAGAAGCCCGCGCCGACCCGCGGTGCCCCGCTGACCGACTTCAAGGACGTCTCGCTGCAGCTGGCCGGCTTCTTCGAGCGTGAGTCCGATGTGGACGGCCCGTCGCAGGCGACGGAGACCCTCGCCGGAGCCCAGCTGGCCGCCGACCGCGGCTGGACCGCTCCCGCGATGCCCGAGAGCGTGGCGTTCCCCGAGCTGGAGAAGAAATGA
- a CDS encoding NADH-quinone oxidoreductase subunit D: MTTNPTDANPTTPTGDPYAAEQRQTTEGPVYTLTGGDWDQVLEDATHDERMVINLGPQHPSTHGVLRLVIEIEGETVTQARSVIGYLHTGIEKNCEYRTWTQGVTFITRTDYLAPLSHEAAYCMGVEKLLGIEAPRRAQLIRQLLLEINRISSHFVYLATGGMELGSTTAAALGFREREVLLHTLEYITGLRMNHAFIRPGGVAQDLPADWKDYLTKFVKTMEERITMYHKLFTGQPVWRNRLKDVGYLPLDGCLALGITGPVLRSAGLAWDLRKVEPYLAYDEVDFEVPTSTDADCWARYLIRMEEMDQSLKIIKQTMKLLEPGPVMVEDKKVAWPAQLTIGPDGMGNSLEHVRKIMGQSMESLIHHFKLVTEGFHVPAGQVYQPIESPRGELGYHLVSDGGTRPLRVHAREPSFVNLQAMPAMSEGGLIADLIAAVASIDPVMGGVDR; this comes from the coding sequence GTGACCACAAACCCGACTGACGCCAACCCCACCACACCGACGGGCGACCCGTACGCCGCCGAACAGCGGCAGACGACCGAGGGCCCGGTCTACACGCTGACCGGTGGTGACTGGGACCAGGTGCTCGAGGACGCCACGCACGACGAGCGCATGGTGATCAACCTCGGCCCGCAGCACCCGTCCACGCACGGCGTGCTCCGCCTGGTGATCGAGATCGAGGGCGAGACCGTCACCCAGGCCCGTTCGGTGATCGGCTACCTGCACACCGGGATCGAGAAGAACTGCGAATACCGGACGTGGACGCAGGGCGTCACCTTCATCACCCGGACCGACTACCTCGCGCCGTTGTCGCACGAGGCCGCGTACTGCATGGGTGTGGAGAAGCTGCTGGGCATCGAGGCTCCGCGCCGCGCCCAGTTGATCCGCCAGCTGCTGCTGGAGATCAACCGCATCTCGTCGCACTTCGTCTACCTCGCCACCGGTGGCATGGAGCTCGGCTCCACCACCGCGGCCGCGCTCGGTTTCCGTGAGCGCGAGGTGCTGCTGCACACGCTCGAGTACATCACCGGCCTGCGCATGAACCACGCGTTCATCCGTCCTGGCGGTGTGGCTCAGGACCTTCCGGCTGACTGGAAGGACTACCTGACCAAGTTCGTCAAGACGATGGAAGAACGCATCACCATGTACCACAAGCTGTTCACTGGACAGCCTGTGTGGCGCAACCGCTTGAAGGACGTCGGCTACCTGCCGCTGGACGGCTGCCTGGCGCTCGGCATCACCGGTCCGGTGCTGCGGTCCGCCGGTCTGGCGTGGGACCTGCGCAAGGTCGAGCCGTACCTGGCCTACGACGAGGTCGACTTCGAGGTGCCGACCTCGACCGACGCGGACTGCTGGGCGCGCTATCTCATCCGGATGGAGGAGATGGACCAGTCGCTCAAGATCATCAAGCAGACGATGAAGCTGCTCGAGCCGGGCCCGGTCATGGTCGAGGACAAGAAGGTCGCGTGGCCCGCGCAGCTGACCATCGGCCCGGACGGCATGGGCAACTCGCTCGAGCACGTCCGCAAGATCATGGGCCAGTCGATGGAGTCGCTGATCCACCACTTCAAGCTGGTCACCGAGGGCTTCCACGTCCCGGCAGGCCAGGTCTACCAGCCGATCGAGTCGCCGCGCGGCGAGCTCGGCTACCACCTGGTGTCCGACGGTGGCACGAGGCCGCTGCGCGTGCACGCCCGCGAACCAAGCTTCGTGAACCTGCAGGCAATGCCCGCCATGTCCGAGGGCGGGCTGATCGCGGACCTGATCGCCGCGGTCGCTTCGATCGATCCAGTCATGGGTGGTGTGGACCGATGA
- a CDS encoding NADH-quinone oxidoreductase subunit A codes for MVGDVLAQGSGSDLSSYLPLVFLLALGALFAGVSATLGALVGPKRYNKAKYEAYECGIEPSPQPVVGGGRVPVAYYLTAMLFILFDIEMVFLYPFAVSADALGVFGVVEIVLFIATVGFAYAYVWRRGGLDWN; via the coding sequence ATGGTGGGCGACGTGCTGGCCCAAGGCAGTGGTTCAGACCTCAGCTCCTATCTCCCGTTGGTGTTCCTGCTCGCACTGGGAGCGCTGTTCGCGGGGGTGTCGGCGACGCTCGGTGCTCTGGTGGGCCCGAAGCGGTACAACAAGGCCAAGTACGAGGCATACGAGTGCGGCATCGAGCCGTCACCGCAGCCGGTCGTCGGCGGTGGTCGTGTGCCGGTCGCGTACTACCTCACCGCGATGCTGTTCATCCTGTTCGACATCGAGATGGTCTTCCTCTACCCGTTCGCGGTCTCCGCGGACGCCCTCGGCGTGTTCGGGGTGGTCGAGATCGTCCTGTTCATCGCGACCGTCGGTTTCGCCTACGCCTACGTCTGGCGCCGCGGCGGACTGGACTGGAACTAG
- a CDS encoding geranylgeranyl reductase family protein: MGTRRRPGDDAEVIVVGAGPAGSTAAAYLARAGVDVLLLEKSQFPRDKVCGDGLTPRGVKQLIDLGIDTSEQAGWVHNHALRIITGDLQLHLPWPELSSMPPYGMARTRQDLDELLAKVAERSGARLQQNTTVIGAVQNHVGRVTGVRAKIGPDRTEVTYSAPLVLACDGVSARLALSVGIDKHENRPMGVAVRQYYASPRSKDDFIEGHLELWDRSDPANPKLLPGYGWVFPLGDGTVNVGLGMLSTSAAFRGTDYRALLRQWLDGTPEEWGFREENAIGKVGGAGLPMGFNRTPHYRDGMLLLGDAGGMVSPFNGEGIQSAMESAKIAAECVVQALARTEGPSRERALEAYPTRMRELYGGYYRIANLFAKIIGKPRIMRAATKYGLRINALVPLVHKGMSGCFDPKDGDVVDRMISVASKLAPALR, from the coding sequence GTGGGTACGCGACGACGCCCGGGTGACGACGCCGAAGTGATCGTCGTCGGAGCGGGCCCAGCCGGATCGACCGCGGCGGCGTACCTCGCCCGAGCGGGCGTGGACGTGTTGCTGCTGGAGAAATCCCAGTTCCCCCGTGACAAGGTCTGCGGCGACGGCCTGACCCCGCGTGGCGTGAAACAGCTGATCGACCTGGGCATAGACACCAGCGAGCAAGCCGGCTGGGTGCACAACCACGCGCTGCGGATCATCACCGGTGACCTGCAGTTGCACCTGCCGTGGCCGGAGCTGTCCTCGATGCCGCCGTACGGGATGGCCAGAACCCGCCAGGACCTCGACGAACTGCTGGCGAAGGTGGCGGAGCGGTCGGGAGCCCGCCTGCAGCAGAACACCACGGTGATCGGCGCGGTGCAGAACCACGTCGGCCGGGTGACCGGAGTACGAGCCAAGATCGGCCCGGACCGGACGGAAGTGACCTACTCGGCGCCGCTGGTGCTGGCGTGCGACGGCGTGTCGGCCCGCCTGGCCCTGTCGGTGGGGATCGACAAGCACGAGAACCGCCCGATGGGAGTGGCGGTGCGCCAGTACTACGCGTCCCCGAGGTCGAAGGACGACTTCATCGAAGGTCACCTGGAACTGTGGGACAGGAGCGACCCGGCGAACCCGAAACTGCTCCCCGGCTACGGCTGGGTCTTCCCGCTGGGAGACGGGACGGTGAACGTCGGTCTGGGGATGCTGTCGACCTCGGCGGCCTTCCGCGGCACGGACTACCGGGCGCTGCTGCGCCAGTGGCTGGACGGAACCCCGGAGGAGTGGGGCTTCCGCGAGGAGAACGCGATCGGGAAGGTGGGCGGTGCCGGCCTGCCGATGGGGTTCAACAGGACACCGCACTACCGCGACGGGATGCTCCTGCTGGGCGACGCGGGCGGAATGGTGAGCCCGTTCAACGGCGAAGGCATCCAGTCGGCGATGGAGTCGGCCAAGATCGCGGCGGAGTGCGTGGTCCAGGCGCTGGCCCGGACGGAGGGCCCGTCGCGTGAGCGCGCGCTGGAGGCGTACCCGACCAGGATGCGCGAGCTCTACGGCGGCTACTACCGAATCGCCAACCTCTTCGCGAAGATCATCGGAAAACCGCGGATCATGCGCGCCGCGACGAAGTACGGTCTCCGCATCAACGCGTTGGTTCCCTTGGTGCACAAGGGGATGTCCGGCTGTTTCGACCCGAAGGACGGCGACGTGGTCGACCGGATGATCTCGGTCGCCAGCAAGCTCGCGCCCGCCTTGCGCTGA
- the nuoF gene encoding NADH-quinone oxidoreductase subunit NuoF, giving the protein MTTVDPVTPVLTKRWLSPRSWSIQTYEQLEGYTAVRKALAVTPEQVVQVVKDSGLRGRGGAGFPSGLKWSFMPPNEDKPHYLVINADEGEPGTCKDIPLMMADPHSLIEGCIIASYAMRSHHCFIYVRGEALHCIRRLNQAVAEAKAAGYLGANIVGSGFDLEITVHAGAGAYICGEETALLDSLEGRRGQPRLKPPFPAAAGLYAAPTTVNNVETIASVPYIINGGSDWFRKMGTEKSPGPKIYSISGHVEKPGQYEAPLGTTLRQLLEMAGGMKDGIPLKFWTPGGSSTPMFTAEHLDVALDFEGAAAAGSMLGTTAVQVFNETVSVPWAVMKWTQFYKHESCGKCTPCREGTYWLVQILERMVAGNGTEEDIDTLLDVCDNVLGRSFCALGDGAVSPIQSGIKYFRDEFLALCQRNREKNRKPALAGAN; this is encoded by the coding sequence ATGACCACAGTCGACCCGGTGACGCCGGTTCTCACCAAGCGCTGGCTGTCTCCCCGCTCCTGGTCCATCCAGACCTACGAGCAGCTGGAGGGCTACACCGCCGTTCGCAAGGCCCTGGCCGTCACGCCGGAGCAGGTCGTCCAGGTGGTCAAGGACTCCGGGCTGCGCGGCCGGGGTGGCGCGGGCTTCCCGTCCGGCCTGAAGTGGTCGTTCATGCCGCCCAACGAGGACAAGCCGCACTACCTGGTGATCAACGCCGACGAGGGCGAGCCGGGGACGTGCAAGGACATCCCGCTGATGATGGCGGACCCGCACTCGCTGATCGAAGGCTGCATCATCGCGTCCTACGCGATGCGCTCCCACCACTGCTTCATCTACGTGCGCGGTGAGGCCCTGCACTGCATCCGCAGGCTCAACCAGGCCGTCGCGGAGGCCAAGGCCGCCGGGTACCTCGGCGCGAACATCGTCGGCTCCGGGTTCGACCTGGAGATCACGGTGCACGCGGGCGCGGGCGCGTACATCTGCGGCGAGGAGACGGCTCTGCTCGACTCGCTGGAGGGCCGCCGCGGCCAGCCTCGCCTGAAGCCGCCCTTCCCGGCGGCGGCGGGGCTCTACGCCGCTCCCACCACAGTGAACAACGTCGAGACGATCGCGTCGGTTCCCTACATCATCAACGGCGGCTCCGACTGGTTCCGCAAGATGGGCACCGAGAAGTCGCCCGGCCCGAAGATCTACTCGATCTCCGGCCACGTCGAGAAGCCGGGCCAGTACGAGGCGCCGCTGGGAACCACGCTGCGCCAGCTGCTGGAGATGGCCGGTGGCATGAAGGACGGCATCCCGCTCAAGTTCTGGACGCCGGGTGGCTCGTCCACGCCGATGTTCACAGCGGAGCACCTCGACGTGGCACTGGACTTCGAAGGCGCCGCGGCAGCCGGTTCCATGCTCGGCACGACCGCGGTCCAGGTCTTCAACGAGACGGTGTCCGTGCCGTGGGCCGTGATGAAGTGGACGCAGTTCTACAAGCACGAGTCCTGCGGCAAGTGCACGCCGTGCCGTGAGGGCACGTACTGGCTGGTGCAGATCCTCGAGCGGATGGTCGCGGGCAACGGCACCGAAGAGGACATCGACACGTTGCTGGACGTCTGCGACAACGTGCTGGGCCGGTCGTTCTGCGCGCTCGGTGACGGCGCGGTGAGCCCGATCCAGAGCGGCATCAAGTACTTCAGGGACGAGTTCCTCGCGCTGTGCCAGCGCAACCGCGAGAAGAACCGCAAGCCTGCACTGGCGGGAGCGAACTGA